From Diaminobutyricibacter sp. McL0608, one genomic window encodes:
- a CDS encoding DNA-formamidopyrimidine glycosylase family protein, which translates to MPEGDTVYRTARLLRDALEGEVLTRSDFRVPAFATVDLAGERVDSVASRGKHLLIRVGDVSIHSHLKMEGSWEVYPVGARWRHPGFQARVVLATATVAAVGFQLGILEVVPRSDEERIVGYLGPDLLGADWDADEAVRRLAEHPDQPVAVALLDQRNLAGLGNAYANEICFVRGMLPTRPTKDADLPATVALAHRMIVANRDRAQRVTTGSTRRGESTWVYGRDGRPCLRCGTLIERSELGRTELEQRVTYFCPRCQT; encoded by the coding sequence GTGCCTGAGGGCGACACCGTCTACCGCACCGCGCGGCTGTTGCGTGACGCGCTCGAAGGTGAAGTGCTCACTCGGAGCGACTTTCGGGTACCGGCGTTCGCCACCGTCGATCTGGCCGGCGAACGGGTGGATTCCGTCGCCAGTCGGGGAAAGCACCTGCTGATACGCGTCGGTGACGTGAGCATCCACAGCCACCTCAAGATGGAGGGTTCGTGGGAGGTGTATCCCGTCGGAGCGCGGTGGCGGCATCCCGGATTCCAGGCTCGGGTCGTTCTGGCGACTGCCACCGTTGCTGCTGTCGGATTCCAGCTCGGGATCCTCGAGGTCGTGCCGCGGAGCGACGAGGAACGGATCGTCGGCTACCTCGGTCCCGACCTGCTCGGAGCGGATTGGGATGCGGACGAAGCCGTGCGCCGTCTCGCTGAGCATCCCGATCAACCGGTCGCTGTGGCTCTGCTCGACCAGAGGAATCTCGCCGGACTCGGGAACGCGTACGCCAACGAGATCTGTTTTGTGCGGGGGATGCTTCCCACACGGCCGACGAAAGACGCAGACCTCCCGGCGACGGTTGCCCTCGCCCACCGGATGATCGTCGCGAACCGCGATCGGGCGCAGCGCGTGACCACGGGAAGCACTCGTCGCGGTGAGAGCACCTGGGTGTACGGACGGGACGGTAGACCGTGTCTTCGCTGCGGGACGCTCATCGAACGATCGGAACTCGGACGGACCGAGCTCGAGCAGCGGGTGACGTACTTCTGTCCGCGTTGCCAGACCTAG